In Pocillopora verrucosa isolate sample1 chromosome 13, ASM3666991v2, whole genome shotgun sequence, one genomic interval encodes:
- the LOC131784164 gene encoding uncharacterized protein isoform X1: MKHLSSIDFKDNVRFIVRKDLKDIGIKVPKQKNCKVQPADKQNRSGVFGVCLEKVTSVNVGKDFYCSVPKFVVDSANFLQHHLETEGLFRKSGSIQRQKLLKLKAENGEEFQNVQPHDVASLVKQFFRQLPEPLLTNQLHDCFIKAQRKEDHGDQKKAILLLCLLLPIAHLNTLQFTMKFLAKVAKCSHHSKMGTSNLAIVLTPNLIHNTKKEGNSASEKQLKEQTAVIDIILKNAEEIGLVSECIYERAKMIGDEFVDGMTSSGDELDVDDNWKRGNKRQSRARTRTGSLSGFVSGLGQSLSKFKNSSSAKTPVHTHRRSRSMKAELMRNKVKYNLEENVLDKKSDDLELENFVAHTNQRMSLRLYNKRRPADQNICSASPAVKRRMMNDVSNIQGISNPRLVSASTQMFTTPIKPLQASLKPLSDMVKPGHSRILPSNETEHVKVVDAMSYVPSPNDKYLGTHCLASPGISMGSTDMSTRHGEVFESSTAAADKYKQFASPRRRVRRRHSSGATTCFSSSPRNRYQASSKNSVAKELAHGKHSLLSPTSLPTDGMDISHISVAATVEPVKENTPKTRVLYSGTALLKENTNLTPCKFHRGTPPMPVNNSELREVLSQRI, from the exons atgaagCATTTATCGTCTATCGATTTCAAGGACAATGTGCGATTCATCGTGAGAAAGGATCTGAAGGACATAGGCATCAAAGTACCGAAGCAGAAAAACTGTAAAGTTCAA CCGGCTGACAAGCAGAATAGAAGCGGCGTATTCGGAGTGTGTCTGGAGAAAGTGACTTCTGTCAACGTTGGGAAGGATTTTTACTGCAGTGTTCCAAA ATTCGTGGTAGATTCTGCAAATTTTCTTCAGCACCATCTAGAGACAGAAGGACTCTTTAGAAAGTCTGGATCCATTCAACGACAAAAGCTGCTCAAG CTAAAGGCAGAAAATGGggaagaatttcaaaatgtcCAACCTCACGATGTTGCAAGTTTGGTGAAGCAATTCTTCAGGCAGTTACCAGAAccattattgaccaatcagctCCACGACTGCTTCATAAAGGCACAGCGAAAGGAGGATCATGGTGACCAAAAAAAGGCTATCTTGCTACTTTGTCTTTTGCTTCCCATTGCACATCTCAATACATTGCAGTTTACAATGAAGTTCTTGGCCAAAGTAGCAAAGTGTTCACATCACAGTAAGATGGGAACCTCAAACCTTGCCATTGTTCTTACTCCCAACCTAATACACAACACAAAGAAAGAAGGCAACAGTGCCTCAGAAAAGCAACTAAAAGAGCAGACAGCAGTCATCGATATTATTCTGAAAAATGCTGAAGAAATTGGTTTAGTTAGCGAATGTATCTATGAACGTGCAAAGATGATTGGAGATGAGTTTGTTGATGGCATGACATCATCAGGCGATGAGCTTGATGTTGACGATAACTGGAAACGAGGCAACAAAAGGCAGTCAAGGGCAAGAACTAGAACTGGTTCACTCTCAG GCTTTGTTTCTGGTCTGGGCCAAAGTCTTAGCAAGTTCAAGAATTCGTCATCTGCTAAAACACCAGTGCATACACACAGGCGTTCAAGGAGCATGAAAGCAGAACTAATGAGAAACAAGGTGAAATATAACCTTGAGGAAAATGTTTTGGATAAGAAATCAG ATGATCTGGAGTTAGAGAATTTTGTGGCTCACACCAACCAAAGGATGAGCCTGAGGCTTTATAACAAGCGACGGCCAGCAGATCAAAATATCTGTTCTGCTTCACCTGCAGTCAAGAG ACGAATGATGAATGATGTGAGCAATATTCAGGGAATCAGCAACCCACGTCTTGTATCAGCCTCCACCCAGATGTTCACCACACCTATTAAACCACTCCAGGCTTCTTTAAAGCCTCTTAGTGACATGG taaAACCTGGTCACAGTAGGATATTGCCATCAAATGAGACAGAGCATGTGAAAGTTGTTGATGCTATGTCCTATGTGCCCTCTCCAAATGATAAGTATCTTGGAACTCATTGCCTTGCATCACCTGGTATAAGTATGGGTTCAACTGACATGTCAACAAGGCATGGTGAAGTGTTTGAATCCTCTACAGCTGCAGCTGACAAGTACAAACAGTTTGCATCACCACGTAGAAGGGTCAGAAGACG GCATTCATCAGGTGCAACAACTTGCTTCTCATCCTCTCCAAGGAACAGATATCAAGCAAGCTCTAAGAATTCT GTAGCAAAAGAGTTAGCACACGGCAAGCATTCTTTACTCAGCCCTACCTCATTGCCAACAGATGGAATGGATATCAGTCACATTTCAGTTGCTGCTACTGTGGAGCCAGTCAAAGAAAACACTCCTAAGACTCGTGTTCTTTACTCAGGAACAGCTTTGCTTAAAGAAAATACTAATCTAACACCCTGTAAATTCCACCGTGGAACCCCTCCCATGCCAGTCAATAATAGTGAGCTTCGAGAAGTGCTGTCTCAAAGGATTTAA
- the LOC131784164 gene encoding rho GTPase-activating protein 11A isoform X3 → MKHLSSIDFKDNVRFIVRKDLKDIGIKVPKQKNCKVQPADKQNRSGVFGVCLEKVTSVNVGKDFYCSVPKFVVDSANFLQHHLETEGLFRKSGSIQRQKLLKLKAENGEEFQNVQPHDVASLVKQFFRQLPEPLLTNQLHDCFIKAQRKEDHGDQKKAILLLCLLLPIAHLNTLQFTMKFLAKVAKCSHHSKMGTSNLAIVLTPNLIHNTKKEGNSASEKQLKEQTAVIDIILKNAEEIGLVSECIYERAKMIGDEFVDGMTSSGDELDVDDNWKRGNKRQSRARTRTGSLSGFVSGLGQSLSKFKNSSSAKTPVHTHRRSRSMKAELMRNKVKYNLEENVLDKKSDDLELENFVAHTNQRMSLRLYNKRRPADQNICSASPAVKRRMMNDVSNIQGISNPRLVSASTQMFTTPIKPLQASLKPLSDMVKPGHSRILPSNETEHVKVVDAMSYVPSPNDKYLGTHCLASPGISMGSTDMSTRHGEVFESSTAAADKYKQFASPRRRVRRRHSSGATTCFSSSPRNRYQASSKNSQKS, encoded by the exons atgaagCATTTATCGTCTATCGATTTCAAGGACAATGTGCGATTCATCGTGAGAAAGGATCTGAAGGACATAGGCATCAAAGTACCGAAGCAGAAAAACTGTAAAGTTCAA CCGGCTGACAAGCAGAATAGAAGCGGCGTATTCGGAGTGTGTCTGGAGAAAGTGACTTCTGTCAACGTTGGGAAGGATTTTTACTGCAGTGTTCCAAA ATTCGTGGTAGATTCTGCAAATTTTCTTCAGCACCATCTAGAGACAGAAGGACTCTTTAGAAAGTCTGGATCCATTCAACGACAAAAGCTGCTCAAG CTAAAGGCAGAAAATGGggaagaatttcaaaatgtcCAACCTCACGATGTTGCAAGTTTGGTGAAGCAATTCTTCAGGCAGTTACCAGAAccattattgaccaatcagctCCACGACTGCTTCATAAAGGCACAGCGAAAGGAGGATCATGGTGACCAAAAAAAGGCTATCTTGCTACTTTGTCTTTTGCTTCCCATTGCACATCTCAATACATTGCAGTTTACAATGAAGTTCTTGGCCAAAGTAGCAAAGTGTTCACATCACAGTAAGATGGGAACCTCAAACCTTGCCATTGTTCTTACTCCCAACCTAATACACAACACAAAGAAAGAAGGCAACAGTGCCTCAGAAAAGCAACTAAAAGAGCAGACAGCAGTCATCGATATTATTCTGAAAAATGCTGAAGAAATTGGTTTAGTTAGCGAATGTATCTATGAACGTGCAAAGATGATTGGAGATGAGTTTGTTGATGGCATGACATCATCAGGCGATGAGCTTGATGTTGACGATAACTGGAAACGAGGCAACAAAAGGCAGTCAAGGGCAAGAACTAGAACTGGTTCACTCTCAG GCTTTGTTTCTGGTCTGGGCCAAAGTCTTAGCAAGTTCAAGAATTCGTCATCTGCTAAAACACCAGTGCATACACACAGGCGTTCAAGGAGCATGAAAGCAGAACTAATGAGAAACAAGGTGAAATATAACCTTGAGGAAAATGTTTTGGATAAGAAATCAG ATGATCTGGAGTTAGAGAATTTTGTGGCTCACACCAACCAAAGGATGAGCCTGAGGCTTTATAACAAGCGACGGCCAGCAGATCAAAATATCTGTTCTGCTTCACCTGCAGTCAAGAG ACGAATGATGAATGATGTGAGCAATATTCAGGGAATCAGCAACCCACGTCTTGTATCAGCCTCCACCCAGATGTTCACCACACCTATTAAACCACTCCAGGCTTCTTTAAAGCCTCTTAGTGACATGG taaAACCTGGTCACAGTAGGATATTGCCATCAAATGAGACAGAGCATGTGAAAGTTGTTGATGCTATGTCCTATGTGCCCTCTCCAAATGATAAGTATCTTGGAACTCATTGCCTTGCATCACCTGGTATAAGTATGGGTTCAACTGACATGTCAACAAGGCATGGTGAAGTGTTTGAATCCTCTACAGCTGCAGCTGACAAGTACAAACAGTTTGCATCACCACGTAGAAGGGTCAGAAGACG GCATTCATCAGGTGCAACAACTTGCTTCTCATCCTCTCCAAGGAACAGATATCAAGCAAGCTCTAAGAATTCT CAAAAGAGTTAG
- the LOC131784164 gene encoding rho GTPase-activating protein 11A isoform X2: MKHLSSIDFKDNVRFIVRKDLKDIGIKVPKQKNCKVQPADKQNRSGVFGVCLEKVTSVNVGKDFYCSVPKFVVDSANFLQHHLETEGLFRKSGSIQRQKLLKLKAENGEEFQNVQPHDVASLVKQFFRQLPEPLLTNQLHDCFIKAQRKEDHGDQKKAILLLCLLLPIAHLNTLQFTMKFLAKVAKCSHHSKMGTSNLAIVLTPNLIHNTKKEGNSASEKQLKEQTAVIDIILKNAEEIGLVSECIYERAKMIGDEFVDGMTSSGDELDVDDNWKRGNKRQSRARTRTGSLSGFVSGLGQSLSKFKNSSSAKTPVHTHRRSRSMKAELMRNKVKYNLEENVLDKKSDDLELENFVAHTNQRMSLRLYNKRRPADQNICSASPAVKRRMMNDVSNIQGISNPRLVSASTQMFTTPIKPLQASLKPLSDMVKPGHSRILPSNETEHVKVVDAMSYVPSPNDKYLGTHCLASPGISMGSTDMSTRHGEVFESSTAAADKYKQFASPRRRVRRRHSSGATTCFSSSPRNRYQASSKNSVSYS; the protein is encoded by the exons atgaagCATTTATCGTCTATCGATTTCAAGGACAATGTGCGATTCATCGTGAGAAAGGATCTGAAGGACATAGGCATCAAAGTACCGAAGCAGAAAAACTGTAAAGTTCAA CCGGCTGACAAGCAGAATAGAAGCGGCGTATTCGGAGTGTGTCTGGAGAAAGTGACTTCTGTCAACGTTGGGAAGGATTTTTACTGCAGTGTTCCAAA ATTCGTGGTAGATTCTGCAAATTTTCTTCAGCACCATCTAGAGACAGAAGGACTCTTTAGAAAGTCTGGATCCATTCAACGACAAAAGCTGCTCAAG CTAAAGGCAGAAAATGGggaagaatttcaaaatgtcCAACCTCACGATGTTGCAAGTTTGGTGAAGCAATTCTTCAGGCAGTTACCAGAAccattattgaccaatcagctCCACGACTGCTTCATAAAGGCACAGCGAAAGGAGGATCATGGTGACCAAAAAAAGGCTATCTTGCTACTTTGTCTTTTGCTTCCCATTGCACATCTCAATACATTGCAGTTTACAATGAAGTTCTTGGCCAAAGTAGCAAAGTGTTCACATCACAGTAAGATGGGAACCTCAAACCTTGCCATTGTTCTTACTCCCAACCTAATACACAACACAAAGAAAGAAGGCAACAGTGCCTCAGAAAAGCAACTAAAAGAGCAGACAGCAGTCATCGATATTATTCTGAAAAATGCTGAAGAAATTGGTTTAGTTAGCGAATGTATCTATGAACGTGCAAAGATGATTGGAGATGAGTTTGTTGATGGCATGACATCATCAGGCGATGAGCTTGATGTTGACGATAACTGGAAACGAGGCAACAAAAGGCAGTCAAGGGCAAGAACTAGAACTGGTTCACTCTCAG GCTTTGTTTCTGGTCTGGGCCAAAGTCTTAGCAAGTTCAAGAATTCGTCATCTGCTAAAACACCAGTGCATACACACAGGCGTTCAAGGAGCATGAAAGCAGAACTAATGAGAAACAAGGTGAAATATAACCTTGAGGAAAATGTTTTGGATAAGAAATCAG ATGATCTGGAGTTAGAGAATTTTGTGGCTCACACCAACCAAAGGATGAGCCTGAGGCTTTATAACAAGCGACGGCCAGCAGATCAAAATATCTGTTCTGCTTCACCTGCAGTCAAGAG ACGAATGATGAATGATGTGAGCAATATTCAGGGAATCAGCAACCCACGTCTTGTATCAGCCTCCACCCAGATGTTCACCACACCTATTAAACCACTCCAGGCTTCTTTAAAGCCTCTTAGTGACATGG taaAACCTGGTCACAGTAGGATATTGCCATCAAATGAGACAGAGCATGTGAAAGTTGTTGATGCTATGTCCTATGTGCCCTCTCCAAATGATAAGTATCTTGGAACTCATTGCCTTGCATCACCTGGTATAAGTATGGGTTCAACTGACATGTCAACAAGGCATGGTGAAGTGTTTGAATCCTCTACAGCTGCAGCTGACAAGTACAAACAGTTTGCATCACCACGTAGAAGGGTCAGAAGACG GCATTCATCAGGTGCAACAACTTGCTTCTCATCCTCTCCAAGGAACAGATATCAAGCAAGCTCTAAGAATTCTGTGAGTTACTCATAA